Below is a genomic region from Isosphaeraceae bacterium EP7.
CCATCCCGACTACGCTGTCGAATGGACATTCGAAGGAAGGGTCTACCGCTGCCTGATTTGCTTCGGATGCTTCGAGGTCAGGTTCATCGACCCGAAGGGAAACGAGCGATCCTATGACCTGAGGCAGGATCGGGACGGACGCACTCGGAAGTCAGGGTTGTCGGATCTCCTCAAAACGTACCGGAATCATCGCCCTCCTCACGAACGATTCGGTCTGTTTCTACTCTAGGAAATTCGACATGTTTGTTCGCTTCGTCGCGGGGACGGAGGGAGAAAATGCCTTCTGGCTGGATGGCGTTTTCACGGTCGCCCGCCTCAAGGACGAGGCCGGGGAATTGTTCTCGCACGAATCGGCGATGTTGAGCGAGATTTTCGCATGGTTCAACGAGAATTTGCCCTGCCCGCCCTTCGGCCGAAAGCTGACGAGCGGTGAGTGGAGCATCGACGCTGTGAGTTGGTTCCGGGACGATGCCGGGGAGCCGTTGCGCCGGATGTGGGACCTCGTCGTGATCCTTCGAGAGCATGGCACGCCTGTCCGGCTGATCACGACGGAGCGACCGGGGACGATTGTCTACCGGGACAAATATCAAGTCGTGGCAGAGACACCTCCCTGGAAATAATGTAAGACTCTTCGGCAGGCAAGGGACGGCGTTCTCCTTCATCAGCCGATGAGCCTCCCTGCGTCCTGAACGGCTCGCTCAACGAACCGAGGGGCAGACGTCCATGATCCGACGAACCGCGCTCTGGGCCCTGGGCTTCGCGGCCCTGCTGGCGATTGCTCCCTCGGCCTCGATGGCCGAGACCCGGACGATCGCCCGGTGCGGGGCGGGTTTTCTGGAGGAAGTTGACGGGTCCAAGGTGCTGCATCTCAAGGGGACACCCTATGAGATGGGCTATCAGCAGGGGGCCCTGCTGAAGGACGAGATCCGCGAGCTGGTGACGTTCCTGTTCGAAGTGAAGGCGAAGGAACTGAAGGCGGGGATCGGCGGGCTGAAGCTGGACCCCAAGCGGCTGATCAACTCGATCTCGGAGCGGCAGAAGGCGTTCACGCCTCCGCGCTACTTCGAGGAGATGCGCGGGGTGGCCGATGGGGCCGAGATGAAGGTCGAGGACATCATCGCGGCCAACTTCATCCCCGAGCTGTTCCATTGCAGCGGATTCGCGCTGAGCGGATCGGCCACCAAGGACGGCACGCTCTACCACGGGCGGATCCTGGACTACGGCTGCGACTGGAAGTTGCAAGACCACGCAGTGGTAACGGTGGCCGAGCCCGAGGGGAAGATCCCGTTCGTGAACGTGACATACGCCGGGTTCGTCGGGTCGGTGACCGGGATGAACGCGAAGTCGGTCTCCATCGGCGAGATGGGGGGCAAGGGCCTGGGCCACTGGGAAGGGGTGCCGATGGCCTTCCTGGTCCGCTGGGCCCTGGAAGAGGGCGAAGACCTTGACTCCGCGGTTGCGATCTTCCGCGATCACCCCAGGACGTGTGAATACTACTATGTGATCGCCGACGGCAAGAGTGGCAAGGGGGTCGGCCTTGAGGCGTCGTGGGACACCTTCACCCTGGTGAACATGGGCGAGGTGCACGAGAAGCTGCCGAACGCCGTGAAGGACGCTGTGCTGCTCTCAGTGGGCGACCGTTACAACGAGCTGAGCAAGCGTGTGAAGGAAGGCCACGGCACCTTCGACGCCAACTCCGCCCGCGAGCTGATGAGCCGGCCGGTGGCCATGAAGTCGAACCTGCACAGCGTCCTGTTCGAGTCGGCGAGCACCAGGTTCTGGGTGGCCAACGCCTCGAAGACCGGGGAGCCCGCCGTGACGCAGCCGTACCACGGGTTCCAGCTCACGGAGCTGCTCGGGCACCAGGCCGACACGGCGGCGCCGCTGCTGCCCGGGCCGAAGGCCGAGACGACGGGATCGCGCTGAGAGGATGGGTTGTGGCCCCGCGACGACGGATGCCGCGCGGCCACGGCGCTTGTGGTGACCGCGGCTGCCTCGTACCATCCGGGGGTCCCATGTCGGGGACACCGCGATGGGGCGGCAACCGGGGGAGGGGCTGATGCGCGGGCTGGCTTGGATGTTGATGGGGTTCTTGGGGGTGTTGATTGGGGCGTCGACCGCGACGGCCCAGCAGAAGCTCGACCTTCGGACGTCGGAGGGGGTCGAGGCGGTGAAGGGGGAGTGGCGATACTCCGACGTGAAGCTGGTGGAGACGACGCCGACGAACCCGGGCGCCAAGGGGGCCAAGGGGTACGCGATCGAGCCGAAGGCGCACGGGGCCGATTACGACGACGGCGAGTGGGAGGTGGTCGAGCCGGCCTCGCTGG
It encodes:
- a CDS encoding C45 family peptidase, with the protein product MIRRTALWALGFAALLAIAPSASMAETRTIARCGAGFLEEVDGSKVLHLKGTPYEMGYQQGALLKDEIRELVTFLFEVKAKELKAGIGGLKLDPKRLINSISERQKAFTPPRYFEEMRGVADGAEMKVEDIIAANFIPELFHCSGFALSGSATKDGTLYHGRILDYGCDWKLQDHAVVTVAEPEGKIPFVNVTYAGFVGSVTGMNAKSVSIGEMGGKGLGHWEGVPMAFLVRWALEEGEDLDSAVAIFRDHPRTCEYYYVIADGKSGKGVGLEASWDTFTLVNMGEVHEKLPNAVKDAVLLSVGDRYNELSKRVKEGHGTFDANSARELMSRPVAMKSNLHSVLFESASTRFWVANASKTGEPAVTQPYHGFQLTELLGHQADTAAPLLPGPKAETTGSR